CAGCCCGTCACCACCACCCGACAGTCAGGATTGAGCCGCCGGGCCTTGCGGATCAGGTTGCGGGACTGGGAATCGGTGGCGGCGGTCACCGTGCAGCTGTTGACGATGACCAGGGACGCCCCGGCGGCGAAAGGCACAACGGTGAATCCGACGGCATTCAGCCGTTCTTCCATGGCCGCCGACTCGAACTGGTTGGTCTTGCAGCCCAGGGTGGCGATGGCGACGGTCCGGCTCAAGCGATCCACCCTCCGCCCACAACCCGGTAGCCGTCGTAGAAGACCGCCGCCTGCCCGGGAGTCACGCCGTTTTGCGGCGTATCGAAGACGACACAGGCCTCGTCATGCTCCAGCGGCGTCACCGTCGCCGGCACTTCATGATGACGGTAGCGAATGCGACAGGCCATACGCAGCTCCCCTGGTGGCGCCGCGAGACTCCAGGTGACTTCCCGCAACCGCAGTTCGCGCACCGCTAGATGGGGCTTTTCCCCGACCACAACCCGTTTGTTCGCGGCATCGATAGCGACCACGTACAGAGGTTCGGACCAGGCCAGCCCCAGCCCCTTGCGCTGACCGATGGTGTAGCGGTAGGTGCCCCGGTGGCGACCGAGGACCTGCCCCGAGACATGGACAATTTCACCGTCCATGTGCCCGCCGCCGCGCTCCTCTTCAAGAAAACGCACGTAGTCGCCATCGGGAACGAAACAGATATCCTGACTTTCCGCCTTCTCCGCCACCCGCAGATTGAGCCGGGCGGCATGGGCACGCACCTCTTCCTTGCTCATTACACCGAGGGGGAAGATGACCCGTGCCATCTCTTCCTGGGTCAGAGTGAAGAGAAAATAGCTCTGATCCTTGGCCGGATCGAGCCCTTTACGCAAGACGAAGCCCTCCGGCTCGCGCTCGATACGGGCATAATGGCCGGTGGCGAGGAGATCGGCCTCCAGTTCCCGCGCCCGCCGCAACAGCAGCTCGAATTTGAGTCTCTGATTACAGAGCACGCAGGGATTGGGGGTGCGGCCGGCGAAGTAGTCGTCGCAGAAGCGGTCGATGACCTGCCGCTGGAAATCCTTTTCAAAATTCACCACATAAAAAGGGATATCGAGGCTTTCCGCGACCCTTCGGGCGTCGTGGACATCGTCGTGGGAACAACAGCTGCCGCAGGTTTCGCCATTTTTTTCCGCGAAAGAGGAATAGTCCCAGATCTGCATGGTCATGCCGATCACTTCATGCCCCTGCTCCTTGAGCAGAGCGGCCGTGACGCTGGAATCGACCCCGCCGCTCATGGCGACGACAATACGTTTTTTCGTTGCGGACATCGTTGCTTGTCCCCTGATCTTTGGGCTTTAAGATGAGTGGGTGAGTGGCGTGGAAGTTGGTCCGAGCGTGCTAAAAGGAAAAGTCAAAACATCCACACCCGCCGGGCATGGATGCTTTGACTTTATCGATGGTACTGAACGGCGAAACCCGGCAAGGGCAAAACTAACGGAGGGTGCCGATGATCGTCTCGCCGGCAACGGTGCGATCGCCGAGACGAACGGAAACTTCGCTGCCGGCGGGAAAATAGACGTCGACCCGGGAACCGAAGCGGATCAGGCCGTAACGCTCCCCCTTTTCCAGAAGATCACCGACTTTGGGATAGGTAACGATGCGGCGGGCGATGAGACCGGCAATCTGGACGAAAAGCAGGCGCTGACCATTGGCCGTCTCGAGCACGATCCCTCCCTGCTCATTGTCCAGACTGGCCTTGTCGAGAGAGGCATTGAGAAACTGCCCCTTGTTATAGAACATATCGACGACCTTGCCGGAAAAGGGCGCCCGGTTGACATGAACGTTGAAGACCGACATGAAGATGCTGACCTTGACCGCCTCCCCCTTGAAACAGCGCTCCTCCTGGACTGGGCCGACAAAGACGACCTTGCCGTCGGCCGGAGCCACCACGGCATCGTCCTGGCTCGGCACGACCCGCTCGGGGTTGCGGAAGAAATAGACGCTGAAGAGGGTCAGACAGAGGCAGAGAAAGGTCAGGAAACCCCAGCCGAGCAAGGCCAGGATCAAGGTCACGAAAGCGAAA
This genomic stretch from Desulfuromonas acetexigens harbors:
- a CDS encoding phosphatidylserine decarboxylase family protein, producing the protein MKNHNQPVAVEGYPFIGLFAFVTLILALLGWGFLTFLCLCLTLFSVYFFRNPERVVPSQDDAVVAPADGKVVFVGPVQEERCFKGEAVKVSIFMSVFNVHVNRAPFSGKVVDMFYNKGQFLNASLDKASLDNEQGGIVLETANGQRLLFVQIAGLIARRIVTYPKVGDLLEKGERYGLIRFGSRVDVYFPAGSEVSVRLGDRTVAGETIIGTLR
- the mnmA gene encoding tRNA 2-thiouridine(34) synthase MnmA produces the protein MSATKKRIVVAMSGGVDSSVTAALLKEQGHEVIGMTMQIWDYSSFAEKNGETCGSCCSHDDVHDARRVAESLDIPFYVVNFEKDFQRQVIDRFCDDYFAGRTPNPCVLCNQRLKFELLLRRARELEADLLATGHYARIEREPEGFVLRKGLDPAKDQSYFLFTLTQEEMARVIFPLGVMSKEEVRAHAARLNLRVAEKAESQDICFVPDGDYVRFLEEERGGGHMDGEIVHVSGQVLGRHRGTYRYTIGQRKGLGLAWSEPLYVVAIDAANKRVVVGEKPHLAVRELRLREVTWSLAAPPGELRMACRIRYRHHEVPATVTPLEHDEACVVFDTPQNGVTPGQAAVFYDGYRVVGGGWIA